A genomic window from Acidobacteriota bacterium includes:
- the wecB gene encoding UDP-N-acetylglucosamine 2-epimerase (non-hydrolyzing) has protein sequence MKVLVVFGTRPEAIKLAPVIRALAAAEWCEPRICVTAQHRDLLDPLLDLFGIAPDHDLDVMRPNQALAGLTARLCGALDDVMAVEQPAWVVVQGDTTSAFAAGLVAFYHRARVGHVEAGLRTTTKDAPFPEELNRRLLGRIADLHFAPTERARQQLLAEGVAPEAVLVTGNTAIDALQWTIDRLGGRGPTPETGTRRLVLVTMHRRESFGRPLADVCGALRWLADRYRDRVEFLFPVHPNPNVLGEVTRALSGCSNVRLVKPLPYPDLVDALRRAHFVLTDSGGIQEEAPSLGKPVLVLRDATERPEGVAAGVAAIVGTDRDRIVDASVRLLDDDDAYRAMARAVTVYGDGHAAERIVSALERAATSEAHRREP, from the coding sequence GTGAAGGTGCTCGTCGTGTTCGGCACGCGGCCAGAGGCGATCAAGCTGGCGCCGGTGATCCGCGCGCTGGCCGCGGCGGAGTGGTGCGAGCCTCGCATCTGCGTCACGGCGCAGCATCGCGATCTCCTCGATCCGCTGCTCGACCTCTTCGGCATCGCACCCGACCACGATCTGGACGTGATGCGGCCCAACCAGGCGCTGGCCGGCTTGACGGCGAGGCTGTGCGGCGCGCTCGACGACGTCATGGCCGTCGAGCAGCCGGCCTGGGTGGTGGTGCAGGGCGACACGACGTCCGCCTTCGCCGCCGGGCTCGTCGCCTTCTACCATCGCGCGCGCGTGGGCCACGTCGAAGCGGGGCTGCGCACGACGACCAAGGATGCGCCGTTTCCGGAGGAGCTGAACCGCCGTCTGTTGGGCCGCATCGCCGATCTGCATTTCGCACCGACCGAGCGAGCGCGGCAGCAACTGCTCGCCGAAGGCGTCGCGCCCGAGGCGGTGCTCGTGACCGGCAACACCGCCATCGACGCGTTGCAGTGGACCATCGATCGATTGGGAGGCCGCGGTCCTACGCCGGAAACGGGGACACGCCGGCTCGTGCTCGTGACGATGCACCGGCGCGAGAGCTTCGGCCGGCCGCTCGCCGACGTGTGCGGCGCGCTGCGGTGGCTGGCGGACCGTTATCGCGACCGCGTCGAGTTCCTGTTTCCCGTTCATCCCAATCCGAACGTGCTGGGCGAGGTGACGCGGGCGCTCTCAGGATGCTCGAACGTCCGTCTCGTGAAGCCGCTGCCGTATCCGGACCTCGTCGACGCCCTGCGCCGCGCGCACTTCGTGCTGACCGATTCCGGCGGCATCCAGGAGGAAGCGCCCAGCCTTGGCAAGCCGGTCCTGGTATTGCGCGACGCGACCGAACGTCCAGAAGGCGTGGCCGCAGGCGTCGCAGCCATCGTCGGCACCGATCGCGACCGCATCGTCGACGCGTCCGTGAGGCTCCTGGACGATGACGATGCCTACCGTGCGATGGCGCGGGCCGTCACCGTGTACGGCGACGGCCACGCCGCCGAACGCATCGTCTCCGCGCTCGAGCGGGCGGCGACGAGCGAAGCGCATCGTCGCGAGCCGTGA